Below is a window of Humulus lupulus chromosome 2, drHumLupu1.1, whole genome shotgun sequence DNA.
CACATCCCTGGGAGCAAGCTCTGCTCTCTCATCATACATGGGCATAAACCTCTCCATGTCAAGATTGTATAGGATGCCTCCATCTCCCCTGACAGTTTCAGTAATGAGAAATGCATTTTCACGGGTCTTGGTTGGTTTGACTGGAAGACCTTCATCAGCTAAGGCAGTTGGATGGAACTGGACAAATCTGCCGCAAGAAGACTATGATCATATTCCAAATCAAACCTCCAAACCCCACCCAAAGGAAGAAAATGGAAAAGAAAAAAATGCACTCCAATATAATCATGAACAGTTTAGcataataatttcaatataattttacatgtttggaaatatctttttaaaatttaaccacTAGCACAAATTAATGAATGAGAACGTGGAATCAATTTTTTGTGTAACATTTATTGAGCTCCCCTGGATTGTCGTGTAATGAATAACTTCAGGCTATGAAGCTAGCAATAATATACATGATAATTGATCAAATCAAGTGCTAAAAAGTTACGTTCTATAGTAGTTGGTTAATATTTACTCACTCCATGTTCGAAATTACAGCTTGAGCTCGATGAGCCATGGCAATTCCATCTCCAGTAGCTACCTGTAAGTGCAATAACATAAAAACAGATTTAACCATCGTTGTTTTCAGGATGTAAGATGGAAACAGAAATTTGGGAAAAACAATTCAAATACCGGAGGATTTGTGGTTAAAGGATATATATGTCCAGCCCCACCTGATGCAAGCAATGTCACCTTTGAAATAAATCGTGTCACCTGAAAGGAGAGAATTCAAAATTCAGGACTTAAACACAGTGTTTGTTCAGAAAAATATTGCACAATACGAGAGTATGTGCGGTAAAAGATTATTTTACCTCTAATGTTTCAGTATTGAAAGTGTCAACACCAAGACAAATCGTGTCAGAACCATCCTGCAATGCCAATGACATAAAAATATGTTAGCAAACACCAAGAAAGCATTCATATTTTCAGTCAATCGGTCATTACACACTCAAAATCAATGAATAAAGCAATCGGTGATATCCAAAAAGGTTTCACTTGTCTTTTGATGTGTGAAGTGTAATTGGGTGAAGAACACAGATAACAATCAGATGAGGAAAAAAATCAGGTGAAAAGCACCAATCTGTAGAGAAAATGTGAAAAGGACATTTCACAAAAGTAAAACCTGAGAAGTCAGTAAATCAATGGCGACATGGTGTTCAAACACAAAGATGTTAGGATCCTTCTCCACTGCTTCCAACAAAGCCCGCTCAATCTCTCTTCCAGTCATGTCAGCAGCATGAACGATTCTGTGATGAGAGTGCCCTCCTTCCCTTGCTAGATGCAAATTTCCATCCTCTCCATGATCAAAAGATGCCCCCATAGCAATCAATTCTCTGATTCTTTCAGGTCCTTCTGTACAGACAACCTGAACAGCATAACCAAAACCTGAGAAATGAACAAAAGTGTAACACTATCTATTGAAACATTAAGTCATTTTCAGTTCACATGGACTGGTAACAATCTCTTCACAGAAATGACTCTTGGGAGAACTAAGAACTCTGGAAATAACCATAATGCAAAGATAAACTACTAGCTATAAAACATACTCTAACAGTCTCCTCGTCACACAGATATGCCCCTGCCACAATGGTGTCGTGCATGTGGCTCTCCACTGAATCTGAAGCACACAGTACAGCGCTAACACCACCTTGAGCATAGTTTGTGTTACTCTCATGAGGCTCAGCCTTGGTGATTACGGCAACAGATCCATGTTTCGCAACTTCAAGCGCATACCGAAGCCCGGCAACCCCACTACCAataatagaaaaatcaaagtacTTCGTGGAATCATCTCTCAAGCATGATGATGCAATTGTTCTGATGATTCTCCAATTCTCATTAATTGGAGACTGGGAAAAGTTATACCGCTGGAGATTTAAGAGCTTGGAAAACCCACTTGACCTGGATAATCATACAAGAACATGTTATATTTAAAAGGATAATGGAAAAAccaaaacaaatttaaataaagcttAGAAAAATAGCAAGAGAAATATAAACAATGAACAAGAATGTCCTACTGTTGAAAGCACTAAGATAAACAGCATCATAATGGCATACACTTAAAATTGAAAACTTGCAGCAAATTCTTGTCAAATACCATGAAAGGTCATTATGTAAACATCGTTTAAATGGCAGGCTAGAAAACAAGGAAGCTCTTCCACAACCCAAGTGTCCCCTGTAATTAGTCGCTCTGCAATGAAGTTTGCCATTTCCAACAGGTATGGTAATTGTCATTTGCAACGTTTCTGTATAGttattaaaaacaaaaagaaaattaaaaaataagcaCCAAGTGAATACTAATCTCTGCAATTTAAAAT
It encodes the following:
- the LOC133818148 gene encoding L-aspartate oxidase 2-a, chloroplastic — translated: MTITIPVGNGKLHCRATNYRGHLGCGRASLFSSLPFKRCLHNDLSWSSGFSKLLNLQRYNFSQSPINENWRIIRTIASSCLRDDSTKYFDFSIIGSGVAGLRYALEVAKHGSVAVITKAEPHESNTNYAQGGVSAVLCASDSVESHMHDTIVAGAYLCDEETVRVVCTEGPERIRELIAMGASFDHGEDGNLHLAREGGHSHHRIVHAADMTGREIERALLEAVEKDPNIFVFEHHVAIDLLTSQDGSDTICLGVDTFNTETLEVTRFISKVTLLASGGAGHIYPLTTNPPVATGDGIAMAHRAQAVISNMEFVQFHPTALADEGLPVKPTKTRENAFLITETVRGDGGILYNLDMERFMPMYDERAELAPRDVVARSIDDQLKKRNEKYVLLDISHKPREKILSHFPNIAAECLQYGLDITRHPIPIVPAAHYMCGGVRAGLQGETNVGGLYVAGEVACTGLHGANRLASNSLLEALVFARRAVQPSIEHMKSSVIDFSASNWWPRPVVPMSLGSNTDKILTMTRGVRKELQEIMWKYVGIVRSTNRLKTAERRIGKLEAKWEEYLFEHGWEPTMVGLEACEMRNLFCCAKLVVSSALARQESRGLHYTTDFPDLEESKRLPTIIFPSSPVKSTWSSRQVHKQAHVLGSSLDSYNT